From Triticum aestivum cultivar Chinese Spring chromosome 7B, IWGSC CS RefSeq v2.1, whole genome shotgun sequence:
tgaatattaaagaggagcacgacctcgttgcaacTGATCTATTGACTATTGcatttgatgagttcttcacgttcttcaatcaaaaggccctcgataaactaatggtcttttgctactgtctgtaagtactatttctgtcattaagtctctatatatagctcgactctttcatttcatgtatttataattaattatccttaatatattatgcagattgaagatcgtcgagtgcaaaaaataagaaatttatgatattgggttcattaacacaaatatcatagatgaatttctggttaaaaaggacgtcaaagaggccgaggacaactttctatgatcgttgatcaaaaatcaaaacaaagataccatactctttccttacaacggcaagtgagtgttattgtcgtgtgcatattcggtttcccttattactcgagcgaggttatagtaatgtaattgatgagttatgcatgcatgcgcaggtaccactatgttcttcttgagattaagcttgagcggggactagtaaccgtcttagactcgagacggaaagatcccgaaacctatgcggacatgactgaattgctcaacaagtaagttcaatcgatcattatcgcaccatatcggcaactttttgttcatttcctgatatctcaagtaataataattattttctttgtcttgcagggtttgaaaatagttcaccgcagaagctccgggactgccgaaggagctacgatatacatacccgaaagtaagtactactggctagctagttgcgcgcatctcccgttgattctatagctataatttcatcaatgccatttataatgcttcattatcagtttgattgacctctatttctcgtaaagtgcttgtggcaggaacaagggaatgatttctgtggatactacgtgtgcgagttcatccacaacgcgactttgaaaaacaagcggggctactctaaaagacaatatgaagtgcgtaagcaataatattcaaaatttcattttattacaccatcatttatgttgagtttcattcatatatatgtattaattaacccccttcttcaaattagacgtggcagatgcggaatgaactcctagaaccagatcgcatgaaagcaattcaagaggaattggcgggattctttcttgaccacgtcatcaataaagccggagaataccatgtggaagttgatttcaattgctaggggattgtaattaagagatcttatacatattgtacatgtatgtagccagtagcgtcggatacatgatacgaaaacttcttgttcgaccaatctctcgaagaaggagaggtcgattgatcacttctctcggtatgcataacgaacttctgtactcaatggttctctccatcacttatgtatatagtacgtagcatcgaccaagcatggACATAAGAGAGGAAACTTCtatctattaattagctagctaacacaatatatggaacacctaaattaaccccccaaaaccccaaccccccccccctcNNNNNNNNNNNNNNNNNNNNNNNNNNNNNNNNNNNNNNNNNNNNNNNNNNNNNNNNNNNNNNNNNNNNNNNNNNNNNNNNNNNNNNNNNNNNNNNNNNNNNNNNNNNNNNNNNNNNNNNNNNNNNNNNNNNNNNNNNNNNNNNNNNNNNNNNNNNNNNNNNNNNNNNNNNNNNNNNNNNNNNNNNNNNNNCTGgcatgctgacgcgtggatgccttttggtcccggttgatgtcaccaaccgggaccaaaggccccctgactgggctcgccgcacagggccacgtggaggcacattggtcccggttcgtatttaaaccgggactaatgggtggaggtattagtaacgacccattagtcccagttcatgaaccgggactaaaggcccttacaaaccggaaCTATTAGGTGTTTTTATACTAGTGTCAGGATACATGGAAGCATGCGTTACTCGAGTGTCCGATGTCTCGCTGTACTTGGGCGCTGTCTTCGGAAGCAGGGGCGGGCCCAGTTCAATTCAAGGGTATTCAGTTGAATACCCATTATTTTTGCCAAGAAACCATGTATATATAATGTGTACCATGCGTATGTATGAGGAAAAACTAAAAAGATACAGGACCCCGACATGGCCCAAGTGGCCCAAATCGCTGCAGTTTGCAGGGCCTGCACGCACGAGCCACAGATCCATCGATAGCATAGCACTTTGGTAAAAAAAAAACATATCACATATAAGAAACCAACGCCTCAAATCCCTTCCGCACTCGAAGCGGTAGGGGGGTGCTGGGCTGATCGCCATCCCCTGATCGCACGCGCGCACGCCGGCACGGGCAGGCGGGCAGGGCACGGGCAGGCCATCATATTAgctactacctctctctcagtttacagggcatgcacgtacctctaggtcgtcaatttgaccaacctaatacaagtcatatattacaaaaaatataccaacataaacttcagagtttctactttcaaaagaTATAAATTTTGTGTTGTATAGTTTATATTAAGgttataaaattggcaacctaggtatacgcacaggacttgtaaactgaaacggaggtagtaacTGTGTTAAATTTATGTATTATTCCAGGCACTATTAGAGTAATTGTTACAAGTGTCGAGGCATAACCTTCGTTTTGTATTGCCCAGTAGGCGGCTGGGCAAGCCTCGTCAACACCAACAGTAATATATGCATACAACAGTAAGTTAATTTGCCTTGGCTTTCTTGTTAGTATATTTAAATTTGTAATTTCTTTGCAATGAATTATAAATTGTTTAGGCATGAGAAATTGAATTTTCCACATGAATTATGGTGATATATTTGGTTATACATGGCAAAAACAAGGCTTTAAACTTGGGAAAATTGACTTTGAAATTTTGAATACACACTCTTCAAATCCTGGGCCCGCCCCCTATTCGAAAGTAGTGTTGGATCATCTCTGCATCGTTCAACACGACAGTGCGAAAAGATGGTTATTTGCCCTTCAAGAGAGCCTCAATGCCGATGATTTTATCAGGTTGGTGGTCACTTTTTGGGCAATCTGGAGAGCTAGAAGAAAAGCAATACACGAAGGAGTATTTCGTAGTCCTCAGTCCATCGATGACTTCATAAGATCCTACTTGTCGGAGATCAACATGATCTATCCCCAGAAAGTCGCAGTGGCCAATGCAACTACAACGAGGCCACGACGGTGGTTgctgttgagtataatgtttattaggaaagacgagatagactaggatttgttcttacttgtcttgtactccaagtagatgattgtacttctatatatatgaccacgaggctcaagcaataaatgAACTGTTCCACCAAATCCCTCTTTCCCTTCCAACATGGTACAGTTTCtgggttctaaaccctagccgtcgccgcttccgcacccgcgcgccgcccctggggcGGTCGGTCTCCATGACCGCTGTCGGGGGCCgcaccgcccgtacctagggttcgtccgccggccgtgttggccggctgccctagagagtctttttcccgatcctttgatccgggtttttCTCTCTTTCGTCAGTCGCTTTGATCCGCATCTACTCTTTGATTTTCCGATCCACtggatcggtttgcgtcgcccaccgccgtcaTCGACACCCCGCGCCTCTACTTCGACACCGGCGCGACCAGCCGGCTccttcaccgacccggcggcctcgcgcctcgtccgcgcgtctgcccgccggtcgccccgacccggTTGCCTCTCGCGTCGTTCGTGCGTCTACCCTCCGGTCGCCCTGCcccggcggcctcgcgtcatgcggCGGCCCTTCACTGTCGCCGTTCGCGCAccggcccgcccgtcgatctacgccaGCCGTCACCGTCccgctccgaccgggactcctgcatcaccctgACCAGGTGggctcgcgccatgcggcggccaatcatagccgccctgccgcccgccgtcgccgacttcatctcggactccgccgccactgCGCCTCCACCAAGCggtgtccccgacctcgcgcgcgatcggcttgatcacctgctcgccgccgcgatccgccttaTCTACGCcacgcgaccgacctggcccgtcagttacgcgcgcctccgcaggtcccgtgaagatcgtctccgagttcagcgcgcccctccgccgatcgagcaacgggctgccgctgcgtcgccccgtcgggtcgcagcgccgccgccccgtggttcttctcctgGCTGCATCGACCCGCGTcaccgttgcgtcgccccttcgggccaaaGTGTCGTGGCCCGTGGTCTATCGCCGCCCCGAGGCCGTTCGCTTCAGgccgtccccgtggctgcaccgaccctcgcgccgccgctgcgtcgcccgatcgggccgtagcgagcgtggcacgcggccgtctcgaggccgtccacgcggttgcaccaccccaagctccgccgctgcgccgccccttcgggctgtagcgccgcggcccgcggtccctgcaaccgtcccgaggtcttccgtcgtcgccccgacctgcccgccggcgctgcgtcgccccttcgggccgtagcgccgcggcccacgGTCCACCGCCGTCCCCGCGCGTCGACTTCCCGTGGCATGCGCCGCACTACCTCCTTTGGTGCGGGAACGCCAccatccgcgccggtcttcgtcacgctgttaGGGTTCTTCACCTACTTCGAGCATCGCCACCGTGCtcataacctagccgccgccgccgccgtcaggccgacGCCGCCGTTCTtcttcagccgccgccgccgctacacccatagccgccgcctccgcccgttcACCCCGTTCGTCTtcatccagcaccagcccgtcgccagcgtcgccgtcatctacgccgaccgcttcatctactccgacaaccgcgtgTGACATTTgccccgcgccgattggcgccgcaaccgtcgtcgagtccttctctgctggcctctccgacttcttcgacatggcgtacagcttgtgcaggtcccagtctacgcatgccctgtgctggcaacaccgccgcgtgcctttGTCCATGACGTGTCcacgggcctggcaagcctggcgcggcgcttcatcaacttcgtcttcgtccgtctacgcatgcccggtgctggcaacaccgacgcgtgccttctTCTACGATGTGTCCCCAGGGTTGGCAACCCCGGCGCGGCGCGTCGTCAACATCATCTCCGTCCTGGCGCGCCACTACTTCAATACCACTGCGCCCACGACTAACTCGGCGCATCCTTGCGctcgcggctccacggcgacttcctcgacacagGCTACCCCGACTCAACATcgaccacagcattcttcgcacggctacctcgaccacggctccaccacacacgctctcggttacctcgacaaacggcacaaagggctaccgccttgcttgagcaacctcgtcggttgccactccagccacgactccgcgatgcgtcgaccgttacgactgtgggggggtgtccgtcggcttgctttcggattcttctccagtctcaccgcctgcgtcgctaccgttgtgactgcgggggatgttgagtataatgtttattagaaaagacgagatagactaggatttgttcttacttgtcttgtactccaagtagatgattgtacttctatatatatgaccacgaggctcaagcaataaatgaactattccaccaaatccctctctcccttccaacAATTGCCGCCTGTGGAGAATCATGCCAAGATAAACACGGATCCAGCAGTTGGGGGCCGGGGACGTTTTGGTGCAGTTGCAGCAATCCGCCGAGATGGAGAGGGAACATTTGAAATTTTGAATACACACTCTTCAAATCCTGGGCCCGCCCCTGTTCGGAAGTAGTGTTGGATCATCTCTGCATCGTTCAACACGACAGTGCGAAAAGATGGTTATTTGCCCTTCAAGAGAGCCTCAATGCCGATGATTTTATCAGGTTGGTGGTCACTCTTTGGGCAATCTGGGGAGCTAGAAGAAAAGCAATACACGAAGGAGTATTCCGTAGTCCTCAGTCCATCGGTGACTTCATAAGATCCTACTTGTCGGAGATCGATATGATCTATCCCCAGAAAGTCGCagtggctaatgcaactacaacgaGGCCACGGCGGTGGTTGCTGCTTCCTGGAGAATCATGCCAAGATAAACACGGATGCAACAGTTGGGGGCCGGGGATGTTTTGGTGCAGTTGCAGCAATCAACCGAGATGGAGAGGGAACATTTGAAGGTGTGTCGGCAGTCATATACAGGACAATTGGAGACCCAGCTACGCTTGAAGCCTTAGCCATCAGAGAGGCCCTCTCCCTTACTGATGATCTATACCTCCAGAGAATTCACGTGGCTTCGGACTGCAGGGAAGCAGTGGAGGAGATTTCCAGCGGTGGTGCATCAATCTATGGTGCAGTTATACAAGAGATTAAGTTGCATGCATTGTCTTTTATTTCTTGTAAGATACTTCATGAGATTAGGAGCTCAAACTTTGATGCTCACAACCTTGCGAAATATGCGTTGGGTCTCGGGTCTggtcgccatgtttggttaggccagccCGAGGGTATTCCCTTCGTCCATGTAAACCTTGTGACGGATGAATAAAAGTTTCGCAGGGTTGTCTAAAAAAAAGATCGCTGTATTGTACAACCACCGGGACTCGCGGAACAAGAAAGAAACAAGTCGACCACGACACGGTTAACCCCTCTGCCTCTGGCCACACCAATATAAAGCTTACTCCCAGGACGCGGCGGCGCGCTCTGCCCGGTGCATCATCCTCTCGCCTAGCTCCAGCTCCGCCTCTACTCTCCCCGCCGTCGACGTCGCCGTTGCAAGCACCACCAGATAGATCGACTAGATGGGGAAGCGGAAGTTGACGCGCGCGAAGACGGCGCCGCGGAAGAAGGCGGAGAAGCTGGACACGTCCTTCTGCTGCCCCTTCTGCAACCACCCCGACAGCATCGACTGCAAGATCGACCTCAAGCACATGGTGGCCGAGGCCTCGTGTAGCACGTGCTCCGAGAGCTACTCCACCACGGCCCACGCCCTCACCGAGCCCGTCGACGTCTACGCCGAGTGGATCGACGAGTGCCAGAAGGCCAACGCCGACCGGGACGAGGGCAACGACGTCGTCCGGGAAGAGGTGGAAGACGACGAGGAGTACGCATGATCGATCGTGTCCAAGTACACAAGTACGTAAATTGGATGCGTGTGTAGTACCACGGCACGATCtatttttcttctccttttctGTGAGTAGCGTTGTGATTGGATATGCGTCGATTCTTCCGTGTAGATATCTTTGTTGGTGCCGGATGTAAATCCTGCACTGCCGTGTCACAGCTCGTGGCATCTCTTATTGGAGGCTTTTCACACTACCATGAAAGTTCGGTAAATgatctctcaaaaaaaaaaagttcgGAAGATTAAAAAAACagatttgctatttcacatctagatgtgaaatagttatctcacatctagcacatctagatgtgaaatagctatCTCACATCTAAGTTCATAATTATTAGATTTGTTTGTTTTTAATTTTCATGCAAACCTAATTGTGCCTCGTTTTTGTCGGTCGCGCCGGCGTATCATCCTGTTGTTTCTCTATCGTGCTTCCTCGGCCCATTTTGATTGTTGTCGGGCCTGTCAGTGTGTCAGCCTGTTGTATTTAATTTTCTTTCAGTGCAGTTTCCACATGAGCCGTGTACGATTTGTGTTGCTTGGGCTTTGCCCATTCCCACTCACTTTTATTTTCTCTGTTATTTTGTCAGGAATTGACCGTACAGAGGTAATGGGttgtttttttaaaagaaaaaacacCCATGAGTGGGCTGAGAGagtggtagttttcttttatttcccatgcacgCAAGAAAAATATCATAAGAGAATCCTAAAAATGTTTTACTcaccaatttttttttcttgtttcatgGTAGTTGCAATTAGACCCTCGATCTACAACTAGGGTTTTTGTCGTCCCAGTtataagtccaccctcgactcgcaactcgggaGGTGTTGTTTTGTTTTCATCCCCAGTTGCAAGTCCTCCCCCGACTTGCAACTCGAGGCATGTAGTTTTTGTAATCACccaagttgcaagtcaaccatgtacTCGCAACTCGGGATGTCATTTNNNNNNNNNNNNNNNNNNNNNNNNNNNNNNNNNNNNNNNNNNNNNNNNNNNNNNNNNNNNNNNNNNNNNNNNNNNNNNNNNNNNNNNNNNNNNNNNNNNNNNNNNNNNNNNNNNNNNNNNNNNNNNNNNNNNNNNNNNNNNNNNNNNNNNNNNNNNNNNNNNNNNNNNNNNNNNNNNNNNNNNNNNNNNNNNNNNNNNNNNNNNNNNNNNNNNNNNNNNNNNNNNNNNNNNNNNNNNNNNNNNNNNNNNNNNNNNNNNNNNNNNNNNNNNNNNNNNNNNNNNNNNNNNNNNNNNNNNNNNNNNNNNNNNNNNNNNNNNNNNNNNNNNNNNNNNNNNNNNNNNNNNNNNNNNNNNNNNNNNNNNNNNNNNNNNNNNNNNNNNNNNNNNNNNNNNNNNNNNNNNNNNNNNNNNNNNNNNNNNNNNNNNNNNNNNNNNNNNNNNNNNNNNNNNNNNNNNNNNNNNNNNNNNNNNNNNNNNNNNNNNNNNNNNNNNNNNNNNNNNNNNNNNNNNNNNNNNNNNGGACCTGCAACTAGGGGtttctgtcggcccagttgcaagtccaccctcaactcgcaactcgagggtgttgttttgttttcaccctagttgcaagtccacccccgaCTTGCAACTCGAGGCATGTAGTTTTTTTAGGGGCCCAATTGCAAGTCAAccttcgactcgcaactagggggcgtATATTTTGTAGGGGCCCCAATtacaagtcaaccatcgactcacaatTGTCCGTGTGCGGATGGACTGGCCCAGGCACACTCGTCCGCTATTGTAATATTTTTGGACAAACAAACAAGAGACAATACGTGGAATGATGCcatacttagatgtgacataactattcAAAAAGAATTGTCCGTGTTTTCAAGAAAGTGTTAGTGTTTCAGaaaatattcaaaattttaaaaaattaatATCATTTTAAAAACTTTTTGAGATTTttaaattgttcatgttttcaaaaattgtttgtgttttcaaacaTGTTTGCAACTACAAATATTGTTCACATTTTTATTAAAATATTCTGCATCTataaatttgttcacaattttttAATAAATGTTCAAAAAGGTTTCAAATCTGACTATGTAGTGAGTTCCTAAATATTCACACTGAATAATTATCACAATCATCCATTTGTTCTAGTGGCTAGAAGACACGCGTTAAGTAGTTGGAGCTCGGTAGTTCGATTCCTTCTTAACTGTGGCTTTTGTCTTGCAACGTTTTCTTGTTTTTTCTCAGACGAAACAACACACTTAGGATTTTTTTCCTGTCTGCTACAAACCAACAAACTTCGGTGCCTAGCTGTGTATACCGGCCCAGTCGAGACGCACTCAGCTTGTTTAGCACCAACGGAGAAACTTGGCTGGACAACCATCAAACAGAAAAAAACGAACCAGTTGTAGAAAGTTGTCAATGAAAGAGCCACAAACAAAATGTGACATCATgttagatgtgagatattatcccacatctagatgtgacatagacaAACCCTTAAAAAAAACTACTTTTGTTGTATTGTTCAACCGTGTAAACGAGCATCTCTAGCAAAACCCTTATAACCGAAGCCCTCAAATGCCTCCTCTAACATTAACTCCTTAAATTTGTGAAGTTAACAAAAAAAATGTTCCTAGTCGAACTCTCAAATTTAACTCCTAATTTTTTTTGCACACAATTTTCATTGAACATATAAATTGAAAGTACTTGATTCGAACTCAAACTTAAACAATGCTAGCACATCATATATTGTATAACATAATTTTGGATAGTTCAATCTAAGCTAATATAAATTTAAATAGTCCTAATTGTCTTCCATCATGAGTTTCTCCCAATCCACGCAATCATCGGGTGAGTCGCCGGACAAAAGTTCGATCACGGAGGGTccgaccactagtagaaaaacacctattagtcccggttcgtaagggcctttagtcccggttcatgaaccgggactaatgggtcgttactaatacctccacccattagtcccggttcaaacacgaaccgggaccaatgtgcctccacgtggccctgtgcgccgagcccagtcagggggcctttggtcccggttggtggctccaaccgggaccaaaaggcatccacgcgtctgcattccagtggctgaggtttttgttttttgtttttgaaaggaggggggttgggggttttggggggttaatttaggtgtttcatatattgtgttagctagctaattaatagagagaagtgtctctcttatgtctgtgcttggtcgacgctacgtactatatatacataagtgattgagagaaccattcagtacaaaagttcgtcatgcataccgagagaagtgatcgatcgacctctccttctccgagagattggtcgaacaacaagttttcgtatcatgtatccgacgctactggctacatacaggtacaatatgtataagatctcttaattacacaaacccctagcatttgaaatcaatttccacatggtattctccggctttactgatgacgtgttcaagaaagaatcccgccaattcctcttgaattgctttcatgcgatctggttctaagagttcatcccgcttctgccacgtctaatttgaagaaaggggttaattaatacatatatatgaatgaaactcaacagaaatgatggtgtaataaaattaaattgtgaatattattgcttacgcacttcatattttCTTCTAGAGTAGCctcgcttgtttttcaaagtcgcggtgtagatgaactcgcacacgtagtatccacagaaatcattcccttcctcctgccacaagcactttacgagaaatagaggtcaatcaaactgataatgaagcattataaatggcattgatgaaagtatagctatagaatcaacgggagatgcgcgcaactagctagccagtagtacttacactggtagaaaaagaggcttccgtccagccccattagtcgcgaaactgtaggaaccgcgactaatgaagtctttagtcgcggttcggcagacgaaccgcgaccaaaggcctgggcccagggcgctcggtggccagctggtgcacgtgaggggctttagtcgcggttggccaggccaaccgtgactaaaggtgcgcaaaggcctttagtcgcggttggccaggccaaccgcgactaaagctcctcccctatatataccagttcagcacgctcacttagccatttggtgtcacttctcttcacaagcttcacaagggggtgtaggtttgcttttggttcctcttatgcacacaaggtgtttgatgaaatgccctaagagggtgaaacaaacatgatatgaagtgttggagccacacttgaggttcctcatttattttttcctcctcgatcgcggttagcaacttgaacctttcatgcatgtgtgtcattgataaaatatgcatgtgtgcagttcattgtttaatttatattatttgtagctagttagtttaacaaatgcatgatggttaattatatattttatattataataatgcagatgaatcggcaatggatgtacggtaactgactctccggcgagttcactacgggtttgaaagatttcctcgtagtggctaatgcgaacaagcaggggggttttgttatctgtccatgtgttatctgtaagaatcagaagggttactcttcctcaagagatgttcacatgcatctgcttcggcacggtttcatgccaagctataattgttggaccaagcatggagaaagaggggttataatggaagaagatgaagaaggggatgatttcatcgatgaaagctatcttgctcatttcggtgatactttcatggaggatgctgaaggtgaaggggaaggtgaagaagaggcacgtgatgatcccgttgatgatcttggtcggaccattgctgatgcacggagacgttgcgaaactgaaaaggagagggagaatttggatcgcatgttagaggatcacagaaaggcgctgtaccccggatgcgatgatggtctgaaaaagctgggctgcacactggatttgctgcaatggaaggcagaggcaggtgtagctgactcggcatttgaaaacttgctgaaaatgttgaagaatatgtttccaaaggataacgagttgcccgccagtacgtacgaagcaaagaaggttgtctgccctctaggtttagaggttctgaagatacatgcatgcatcaacgactgcatcctctaccgcggtgaatacgagaatttgaatgaatgcccggtatgcactgcattgcattataagatcagaggcgatgaccctggtgacgatgttgatggccagaaacccaggaagagggttcccgccaaggtgatgtggtatgctcctataataccacggttgaaacgtctgttcaggaacaaagagcatgccaagttgttgcgatggcacaaagaggaccgtaagtcggacggggagttgagacacaccgcagatggaacacaatggagaaagatcgacagatggttcaaagattttgcagctgacgcaaggaacataagatttgctctaagtacggatggcatgaatccttttggcgagcagagctccagccatagcacctggcccgtgactctatgcatctacaaccttcctccttggttgtgcatgaagcggaagttcattatgatgccagtgctcatccaaggtccgaagcaacccggcaacgacatcgatgtgtacctaaggccattagttgatgaacttttacagctgtgggttggtgtccgtgtgtgggatgagcacaaacaagaggaatttgacctacgagcgttgcttttcgtaaccatcaacgattggcctgctcttagtaacctttcgggactgtcaaataagggatacaatgcatgcacgcactgcttacatgagactgaaagtgtacatttgccaaattgtaagaagaacgtgtaccttgggcatcgtcgatttcttccgaaaattcatccagtaagaaagaaaggcaagcattacaacgacaaggcagatcaccggccgaagcctgcggaacgcactggtgctgaggtatttgatatggtcaaggatttgaaagtcatctttggaaagggtcctggcggacaatcagttccgaagggagctgacgggcacgcagccatgtggaagaagaaatctatattctgggagctagaatattggaaagtcctagaagtccgctctgcaatcgacgtgatgcacgttacgaagaatatttgcgtgaacctcctaagcttcttgggcgtgtatgggaagacaaatgatacaaaggaagcacggcaggaccagcaacgtttgaaagaccctgatgaccggcatccggaatggtttcaaggtcgtgccagctacgctctgaccaaagaagagaaggtcatcttttttgaatgcctgagca
This genomic window contains:
- the LOC123162604 gene encoding transcription elongation factor 1 homolog; this translates as MGKRKLTRAKTAPRKKAEKLDTSFCCPFCNHPDSIDCKIDLKHMVAEASCSTCSESYSTTAHALTEPVDVYAEWIDECQKANADRDEGNDVVREEVEDDEEYA